In a genomic window of Wyeomyia smithii strain HCP4-BCI-WySm-NY-G18 chromosome 1, ASM2978416v1, whole genome shotgun sequence:
- the LOC129720469 gene encoding uncharacterized protein LOC129720469, with protein sequence MATTENTSNKAADNGKKLNVGNLPFDVTEKELKEHFKEFSVENVEIFHYLKYTIALLLFKDKDTATKALKAKDGSLFRGHRLRMHIEYIAIWNIKKNVFVYVVDDDTTEEQVYDKFKDVTEITGVLIFHPLAYISCKSQEQKEAAIKELNAEEVTVYEVTGHDQNHHIEIWRAAKLFFRNLTRVSLINLPESWVSNQDELKRAVEGSGTLLEVKVINNSHGSVAQLFYEDEETARNAALSLNQQIFEGKRIHALHVTAALIPNYKTSVYLTSLDKSVSEETIYDHFEQLGEIEFVSRRKCADEHAIICFKNCSSVESALECKALPVPKTESDETEDRSIVVKRYNGPLIIDLKPSHVKKLLEDGEESKMRPPPLPLAKLWPIYVSNLPYTADKRDMRDYFSSVGGHIKFMFSPNIPAYKTSQTSMVMAALIYYARREQATDAIKAFNGKHFQNRCLHVFPGRKDTYFNPETSVRLVRLTIGVSEEKLFEKFRKFGFIECVVKRNRNTALIEFRDKEVCDKVLQLPDNEKPVRCGIEPLTTKVNRKIFKENDEKISLAMQEIIDKNPAVLENVQSNRFSGPPPLKRGRFNGPDQNFGNRNDFGLNNGNNDFSNPQVIQDLLRLAFISGKNLGEGLASGNNNPFNNSDSTLSNLNLANGFSGRSFGVASGNGNFGNSSGNRNFGQNSGGRNNFGGQNQSNRNINSGGNFGGQKRFDGSQNNQQSRNNQNQNRGGSGGNPNRRF encoded by the exons acaatggaaaaaaattgaacgTCGGTAATTTACCATTCGATGTGACAGAAAAAGAGCTGAAAGAGCACTTCAAAGAGTTCTCCGTGGAAAATGTCGAAATTTTCCACTACCTCAAATATACCATAGCTTTGCTACTGTTCAAGGATAAAGACACCGCAACTAAGGCGCTTAAAGCGAAAGATGGTTCTTTATTCAGAGGCCATCGTTTGCGTATGCACATTGAATACATTGCTATTTGGAATATaaagaaaaatgtttttgtcTATGTTGTGGATGATGACACGACTGAGGAACAAGTTTACGATAAATTCAAGGATGTTACCGAAATAACAGGTGTGTTAATATTCCATCCGTTAGCCTACATTTCCTGTAAATCTCAGGAACAAAAAGAGGCTGCTATCAAAGAACTCAATGCGGAAGAGGTTACCGTTTACGAAGTTACTGGACATGATCAAA atCATCACATTGAAATCTGGAGGGCCGCCAAATTGTTCTTTCGTAATTTGACACGTGTATCATTGATTAATCTACCTGAAAGTTGGGTCTCCAATCAAGATGAGCTAAAAAGAGCAGTAGAGGGCAGTGGAACTTTGTTGGAAGTTAAAGTGATTAACAACAGTCACGGTTCTGTAGCTCAACTGTTTTATGAAGACGAAGAAACGGCTAGAAACGCAGCACTTTCCCTTAATCAGCAAATATTCGAAGGGAAGCGTATTCATGCGCTGCATGTTACTGCTGCCCTTATTCCAAATTATAAAACAAGTGTGTACCTCACTTCTTTAGATAAAT CTGTTTCCGAGGAAACTATTTACGATCATTTTGAACAACTTGGTGAAATAGAATTTGTTAGCCGCCGTAAGTGTGCCGATGAGCATGCAATAATATGCTTTAAGAATTGCAGTTCTGTAGAATCAGCACTGGAATGTAAAGCTCTTCCAGTCCCTAAAACAGAAAGTGATGAAACTGAGGACCGCAGTATCGTTGTAAAACGATATAATGGCCCTTTGA TCATCGACTTAAAACCGTCACATGTTAAGAAACTGCTCGAAGATGGCGAAGAATCCAAGATGCGACCACCACCACTCCCGTTGGCTAAATTATGGCCTATTTATGTATCTAATCTTCCATACACTGCTGATAAACGTGACATGAGGGACTATTTTTCAAGCGTCGGTGGACACATTAAGTTCATGTTTTCACCAAATATTCCAGCTTATAAAACCAGCCAAACGTCAATGGTAATGGCGGCTTTAATTTATTACGCTCGTCGAGAGCAGGCAACTGATGCAATTAAAGCATTTAACGGGAAGCACTTCCAAAACCGTTGTCTTCATGTGTTTCCAGGACGTAAGGATACGTATTTCAATCCAGAAACTTCAGTTCGATTAGTTCGTTTAACTATTG GAGTCAGCGAAGAAAAACTGttcgaaaaatttcgcaaatttGGTTTTATAGAATGTGTTGTAAAACGAAACAGGAATACTGCGTTGATTGAATTCCGTGACAAAGAAGTTTGCGATAAAGTACTTCAGCTGCCTGATAATGAAAAACCTGTTCGCTGTGGCATTGAACCATTAACAACAAAAGTTAACCGtaaaatttttaaagaaaacgaTGAAAAAATATCGTTGGCAATGCAAGAAATTATAGATAAAAATCCGGCAGTATTGGAGAATGTTCAGTCTAACCGATTCAGCGGTCCTCCACCGTTGAAGCGCGGTCGCTTCAATGGTCCTGATCAAA ATTTCGGCAATCGTAATGATTTTGGTTTAAATAATGGTAACAACGATTTCAGTAATCCACAAGTCATCCAAGATCTTTTGCGTCTAGCGTTTATTTCTGGTAAAAATCTGGGTGAAGGCCTGGCCAGCGGTAATAACAATCCTTTCAATAATTCTGATTCAACTTTATCGAACCTCAACCTCGCCAACGGATTTAGTGGTCGAAGCTTCGGTGTAGCTTCTGGTAATGGTAATTTCGGAAACAGCTCTGGTAACCGCAATTTCGGTCAAAATTCTGGCGGACGGAACAATTTCGGTGGGCAGAATCAAAGCAACAGAAATATTAACAGCGGTGGTAACTTTGGGGGACAAAAACGATTTGATGGATCTCAAAATAATCAACAGTCCCGAAACAACCAAAATCAAAACCGTGGTGGTAGTGGAGGAAATCCCAACCGGcgcttctaa
- the LOC129717170 gene encoding uncharacterized protein LOC129717170 — MPAANSAAAKKAPSMRALTARMKEIQLSFNDIWRFMQEFKESNTATEVQVRLAKLEELWEGFSDVMVEIFAHDNYSAETSGLEKERMEFSDRYYEVKSFLVDKTKELEEPHRLANSTRVGDVTTHGGMDHVRLPQIKLQSFNGDIDEWFSFRDLFTSLIHWKEDLPEVEKFHYLKGCLQGEPKSLIDPLQITRANYQLRKRQVQALFSLPTLTKESVSDLHTLIEGFERIVQTLDQVVQQADYKDLLLVNILTARLDPVTRRGWEEVSSAKEQDTLADLTEFLRRRVQVLDCLPSRCSDTRGVPQQHPRQKHSIARVCYNSSQASGGRCTACTSDHPLYLCSTFQEMTVVERDALLKSHALCRNCFRVGHQAKNCTSKYSCRNCRGRHHTLVCFNQREKETKVAAVARDNTLPSKESDNPASTQTANMAAVNIQVSGAARQYASHVLLATAVVTVEGDDGNRFPARAMLDSGSESNFITERLSQRLKVTRDRVNISVVGIGQASTIVKQRLRTLIRSRVSPFSRELSFLVLPRVTVSLPTTIIDTERWNIPSGIQLADPAFFESHGVDLVLGIGAFFDFFETGRRISLGEQLPTLNESVFGWVICGGSAAPSQSWQIRCNVSTSEQLDTLISRFWACEEVDTVRTYSPEERRCEDIFTQTVQRNTDGRYTVALPKRKDILFNLGDSRDIAFRRLQGTERRLARDENLRKEYTTFMDEYRRLGHMQRIDDTDSVQRCYLPHHPVVKESSTTTKVRVVFDASCKTTTGVSLNDVLLVGPVIQEDLRSIILRSRTKQVMLVSDVEKMFRQINICPEDRPLQCILWRNSPSEKAQTYELNTVTYGTKPAPFLATRTLHQLAVDEQERFPLAASATILDTYMDDVITGADSIETALELRIQLDKMMSRGGFRLRKWASNSPDVLKGLPENGLAIRALEGINLDPDSSVKTLGLTWMPVPDTLKFSFSIPTLKDKLPLTKRYVLSVIATLFDPLGLLGATITSAKIFMQRLWTLRDDGGNPLSWDQSLPPTVGEAWVKFQEQIPQLNELRIKRCVIIPQPVAVVIHCFSDASEKAYGACLYLKSINAGGEVRVHLLSSKSRIAPLKCQTIPRLELCGAELAAKLFEKVNGAIRLATRAYFWTDSTCVLRWISATPTTWSTYVANRTANIQTITECGQWRHVPGAQNPADLISRGILPGEILQNTSWWEGPDWLKLEMAFWPNASVNLRAEEGDEERRRSVIAAVVSTNNEFNETWLAKFSSYTSLIRVTAYCSRFIKLLRTHRKEKVQSEFLNSTELKEAETVWVRQIQKECFADEWSKLSKGASVPKNSPLRWFNPFISKDQVIRLGGRLKNSLEPDEVKHPVALPARHRFTRMLLDYYHVRLLHAGPQLLLSVVRLRFWPLGGRSLARQIIHKCLKCFRSKPSAVPFSRTGVDYFGPVFVRPLPRRPAVKAYVAIFICLCTKAVHMELVTDLSTERFLQALRRFVGRRGRCSDIFSDNGTNFVGARNKLSEFLKVLKSRDHHDAVSRECAKEGIHWHFNPPSAPHFGGIWEAAVRSAKHRLLRVIGETPLSPEDFSTLLVQVEACLNSRPLTPQSDDPNDLEPLTPAHFLIGSSLQAIPEPNVDQLPTSRLNHWQSMQRHLQTFWKRWRQEYLCQLQGRTKRWKPAVPIEDGKLVVVKDENLPPMKWKMGRICQLHPSADNVVRVVTLKTATGNLTRPVEKICLLPVPDDEEA; from the exons ATGCCCGCGGCCAATTCAGCAGCAGCCAAGAAGGCGCCGTCAATGAGGGCGCTTACAGCGAGAATGAAGGAAATTCAACTATCATTCAATGACATCTGGAGGTTTATGCAAGAATTCAAGGAATCCAATACAGCAACCGAGGTGCAGGTACGCCTTGCCAAATTGGAGGAGCTGTGGGAAGGTTTTAGCGATGTGATGGTGGAGATTTTTGCACACGATAACTACAGTGCAGAAACTAGTGGTTTAGAAAAAGAGCGAATGGAATTCAGCGACCGTTATTACGAAGTCAAATCCTTTCTGGTGGACAAGACTAAGGAGCTTGAAGAGCCACATCGATTAGCAAATTCAACCCGAGTAGGAGACGTTACAACGCACGGTGGTATGGACCACGTCCGGTTGCCGCAAATTAAATTGCAAAGTTTTAATGGAGACATCGATGAGTGGTTTAGTTTCCGAGATTTGTTTACATCGCTCATCCACTGGAAGGAAGATCTACCGGAAGTAGAGAAATTCCATTATCTCAAGGGGTGTTTGCAGGGAGAGCCAAAGAGTTTAATCGATCCGCTGCAAATTACGAGAGCCAACTATCAG CTTAGGAAGCGCCAGGTTCAAGCGCTTTTCAGTTTGCCCACACTGACCAAGGAATCAGTATCCGATCTGCATACTCTCATTGAAGGCTTCGAGAGAATAGTGCAGACACTGGATCAAGTAGTTCAACAGGCGGACTACAAGGACCTCCTTCTAGTAAACATTCTTACTGCACGATTGGATCCGGTCACTAGAAGGGGGTGGGAAGAGGTGTCATCAGCAAAGGAACAGGATACTTTAGCGGATTTGACGGAATTTCTACGACGTAGGGTACAGGTTTTGGACTGCCTACCATCCAGGTGCAGTGACACTAGGGGTGTCCCGCAACAACATCCAAGGCAGAAACATTCCATAGCTAGGGTATGCTATAATTCCAGCCAAGCGTCTGGGGGACGCTGTACGGCTTGTACGTCGGACCATCCGCTTTATTTGTGCAGCACATTCCAGGAAATGACAGTGGTGGAAAGAGATGCATTATTAAAAAGTCATGCTCTTTGCCGCAATTGCTTCCGAGTTGGCCATCAGGCGAAAAATTGCACATCCAAATATTCGTGTAGGAACTGCAGAGGTCGTCACCATACGTTAGTTTGTTTCAATCAAAGGGAGAAGGAAACCAAGGTTGCAGCGGTTGCAAGGGATAATACACTACCTTCCAAGGAATCGGACAATCCAGCCTCCACCCAAACGGCTAATATGGCAGCCGTGAATATTCAGGTATCCGGAGCAGCTCGTCAGTATGCTTCCCATGTGCTTCTGGCCACAGCAGTTGTCACGGTCGAAGGCGATGATGGTAATCGGTTCCCTGCCCGCGCTATGCTGGATTCAGGATCAGAGAGTAATTTTATCACCGAACGGTTAAGCCAACGTTTGAAGGTGACTCGTGATCGGGTTAATATATCGGTCGTCGGGATAGGTCAAGCTTCAACCATAGTAAAGCAGAGGTTAAGAACGTTAATACGGTCTCGAGTTTCACCGTTCTCGCGCGAACTAAGCTTTCTAGTTCTTCCAAGAGTAACAGTTAGTCTTCCTACTACAATAATTGATACGGAAAGGTGGAACATCCCGAGCGGCATCCAATTAGCCGATCCAGCATTCTTCGAATCTCATGGGGTGGACTTAGTGCTAGGTATTGGAGCATTCTTTGATTTCTTTGAAACTGGCCGAAGGATTTCGTTGGGAGAGCAACTACCTACACTAAATGAATCGGTCTTCGGCTGGGTAATTTGCGGTGGTTCTGCAGCACCAAGCCAATCCTGGCAAATCAGATGCAATGTGTCTACTTCAGAACAGCTAGATACATTAATCTCTCGCTTCTGGGCTTGTGAAGAGGTGGATACTGTTAGAACTTATTCACCAGAGGAACGACGATGTGAAGACATTTTCACACAGACGGTACAACGCAACACAGATGGGCGTTACACCGTTGCCTTACCGAAAAGGAAGGACATCCTATTCAACCTGGGCGATTCAAGGGACATCGCATTCAGACGTCTTCAGGGAACCGAACGTAGACTGGCAAGAGATGAAAATCTGCGAAAGGAATATACCACTTTTATGGACGAATATCGGCGACTCGGGCACATGCAGAGGATCGACGACACGGATTCGGTTCAACGATGCTACTTGCCGCACCATCCCGTCGTCAAAGAATCTAGTACCACCACTAAGGTCAGGGTCGTGTTCGATGCCTCATGTAAAACGACCACTGGGGTGTCTCTCAACGACGTTTTACTGGTGGGGCCAGTGATACAGGAAGATCTTCGTTCAATTATCCTGCGAAGTAGGACCAAGCAAGTCATGCTCGTGTCCGACGTGGAGAAAATGTTCCGCCAAATAAACATTTGTCCCGAAGATCGACCGCTCCAATGCATCCTTTGGCGAAACTCGCCATCCGAGAAAGCTCAAACCTACGAGCTTAATACCGTAACCTACGGAACTAAACCAGCCCCATTTCTGGCCACCAGGACTCTACATCAACTGGCAGTTGACGAACAAGAACGGTTTCCGCTAGCGGCGAGTGCTACAATCCTTGACACCTACATGGATGATGTCATCACAGGGGCGGACAGCATAGAAACTGCGCTAGAACTGAGGATTCAGTTAGATAAAATGATGTCACGGGGAGGTTTCCGGCTTAGAAAGTGGGCTTCGAACTCTCCAGACGTATTAAAGGGCCTTCCTGAGAATGGATTGGCCATTCGCGCTTTGGAAGGAATTAATCTTGATCCAGACTCATCGGTGAAAACATTAGGCTTGACCTGGATGCCTGTGCCAGATACACTTAAATTCAGTTTTTCTATCCCTACTCTAAAGGATAAATTACCACTAACTAAACGATATGTACTGTCGGTCATAGCCACACTCTTCGACCCACTGGGACTGTTAGGCGCTACTATCACGTCAGCAAAAATTTTCATGCAAAGGTTATGGACGTTACGCGACGACGGCGGTAACCCTCTGAGCTGGGATCAATCACTGCCTCCAACGGTGGGTGAGGCTTGGGTGAAATTTCAGGAACAAATTCCCCAACTGAATGAGTTGCGTATTAAGCGGTGTGTTATTATCCCACAGCCTGTCGCCGTGGTGATTCATTGTTTTTCTGATGCCTCGGAGAAGGCATACGGTGCATGTCTATATTTGAAGAGTATAAACGCTGGGGGAGAGGTCAGAGTGCACCTATTATCTTCCAAATCAAGAATAGCTCCACTAAAATGTCAAACGATTCCGcggctagagctttgcggtgcAGAACTAGCAGCGAAACTGTTCGAAAAGGTAAATGGCGCGATACGCCTAGCGACACGAGCTTATTTTTGGACGGACTCAACCTGCGTGTTACGATGGATTTCAGCTACACCCACAACCTGGTCCACATATGTGGCCAATCGAACAGCAAACATTCAAACTATCACCGAGTGTGGCCAATGGAGGCATGTCCCTGGTGCGCAGAATCCGGCTGACTTGATTTCCCGAGGGATTTTGCCAGGAGAAATACTACAAAACACTTCCTGGTGGGAAGGTCCCGATTGGCTAAAACTAGAGATGGCTTTCTGGCCAAATGCTTCAGTGAACTTACGCGCAGAAGAAGGGGATGAGGAGAGACGTCGTTCTGTAATTGCCGCTGTTGTTTCTACTAACAATGAATTCAATGAAACATGGCTTGCCAAATTCTCGTCTTACACCTCGCTTATCCGTGTTACAGCATATTGCTCGCGATTCATAAAGTTGCTGCGGACACATCGCAAAGAGAAGGTTCAATCAGAATTTTTAAATAGCACGGAATTGAAGGAAGCAGAAACGGTATGGGTGCGTCAAATACAAAAGGAGTGTTTTGCGGATGAATGGTCTAAGTTATCAAAGGGAGCTAGTGTGCCAAAAAACTCTCCATTGAGATGGTTCAACCCGTTTATCAGCAAGGATCAGGTGATACGATTGGGCGGAAGGTTGAAAAATTCGTTAGAGCCAGATGAAGTAAAACACCCGGTTGCATTGCCGGCACGACACCGTTTCACCCGCATGCTGTTGGATTACTACCACGTTCGACTTCTTCACGCTGGGCCGCAGTTATTATTGTCAGTCGTCAGGCTTAGGTTTTGGCCATTGGGTGGCAGAAGTCTAGCGAGACAGATTATACACAAATGCCTGAAATGTTTCCGTTCAAAACCATCAGCTGTTCCATTCTCCCGTACCGGAGTTGACTACTTTGGTCCAGTTTTCGTTCGACCACTTCCAAGGCGGCCAGCAGTAAAGGCTTACGTAGCCATTTTCATTTGTCTCTGTACAAAGGCGGTCCATATGGAACTGGTTACGGATCTGTCTACCGAACGGTTCCTCCAGGCACTGCGACGATTCGTGGGTAGACGAGGCCGatgttcagatattttttccgaCAACGGAACCAACTTTGTCGGTGCACGTAACAAATTGTCAGAATTTTTGAAGGTTTTAAAGAGTCGAGACCACCACGATGCAGTATCCAGAGAGTGTGCCAAGGAGGGCATACATTGGCATTTCAATCCACCGAGCGCCCCCCACTTTGGCGGTATCTGGGAAGCGGCAGTCCGATCTGCAAAACATCGTCTATTGAGAGTGATAGGCGAAACACCCCTTTCGCCGGAAGATTTTAGCACGCTACTGGTGCAGGTAGAAGCTTGCCTCAATTCCCGCCCCCTTACGCCGCAAAGTGACGATCCGAATGATTTGGAGCCATTAACACCGGCACACTTTTTGATCGGCTCGTCCCTGCAAGCCATCCCCGAACCAAACGTAGATCAATTGCCAACCTCTCGGCTTAACCATTGGCAATCAATGCAGCGTCATCTGCAGACCTTCTGGAAACGATGGAGACAAGAATATTTGTGTCAGTTGCAAGGTCGAACAAAACGTTGGAAGCCAGCCGTCCCCATTGAAGATGGAAAATTGGTCGTCGTTAAGGACGAAAATTTGCCCCCTATGAAGTGGAAGATGGGTAGAATCTGCCAGCTGCATCCCTCGGCTGACAACGTAGTGCGAGTCGTAACACTGAAGACAGCCACGGGAAATTTGACACGCCCAGTGGAGAAAATTTGCTTGCTTCCAGTGCCGGATGATGAGGAAGCTTAG